In a single window of the Mesorhizobium shangrilense genome:
- the rpsE gene encoding 30S ribosomal protein S5 codes for MAQERRDGGRERSRDREERDSEFVDKLVHINRVAKVVKGGRRFGFAALVVVGDQKGRVGFGHGKAREVPEAIRKATEAAKRDLIFVPLRSGRTLHHDVAGRWGAGKVLLRAAKPGTGIIAGGPMRAVFETLGMHDVVAKSMGSSNPYNMVRATFDALKSQLHPKDVAAQRGIKYSTLQARRGSAVAADE; via the coding sequence ATGGCACAGGAACGTAGGGACGGCGGCCGCGAGCGCAGCCGTGACCGGGAAGAGCGCGACAGCGAATTCGTCGACAAGCTCGTCCACATCAATCGCGTCGCCAAGGTCGTCAAGGGTGGTCGCCGCTTCGGCTTCGCCGCGCTTGTCGTGGTGGGCGACCAGAAGGGCCGCGTGGGCTTTGGTCATGGTAAGGCGCGCGAAGTGCCGGAAGCCATCCGCAAGGCGACCGAGGCTGCCAAGCGCGATCTGATCTTCGTGCCGCTCCGTTCAGGACGTACGCTGCATCACGACGTGGCTGGGCGCTGGGGCGCCGGCAAGGTTCTGCTGCGCGCTGCGAAGCCGGGTACCGGCATCATCGCGGGCGGCCCGATGCGCGCTGTCTTCGAAACGCTCGGCATGCACGACGTCGTCGCCAAGTCGATGGGCTCGTCGAACCCGTACAACATGGTTCGCGCTACCTTCGACGCGCTGAAGAGCCAGCTGCATCCGAAGGATGTGGCCGCGCAGCGCGGCATCAAGTATTCGACGCTTCAGGCTCGCCGCGGCTCCGCCGTTGCGGCTGACGAATAG
- the rpsC gene encoding 30S ribosomal protein S3: MGQKINPIGLRLGINRTWDSRWYANTGEYGQLLHEDLKIREYLKKELKQAAVSKIVIERPHKKCRVTIHAARPGLIIGRKGADIEKLRKKLTEMTKAETHLNIVEVRKPETDATLVAQSIAQQLERRIAFRRAMKRAVQSAMRLGAEGIRINCAGRLGGAEIARMEWYREGRVPLHTLRADVDYGTAEAQTAYGICGVKVWVFKGEILEHDPMASERRATEGEHSHQGERERGRRRENA; the protein is encoded by the coding sequence ATGGGCCAGAAAATCAATCCGATCGGTCTCCGCCTCGGCATCAACCGCACCTGGGATTCGCGTTGGTACGCGAACACCGGCGAATACGGCCAGCTGCTTCACGAAGACCTCAAGATCCGTGAGTACCTGAAGAAGGAGCTCAAGCAGGCGGCGGTGTCGAAGATCGTCATCGAGCGCCCGCACAAGAAGTGCCGCGTGACCATCCATGCTGCGCGTCCGGGTCTGATCATTGGCCGCAAGGGCGCCGACATCGAGAAGCTGCGCAAGAAGCTGACCGAGATGACGAAGGCGGAAACGCACCTCAACATCGTAGAGGTTCGCAAGCCAGAGACCGACGCCACGCTGGTCGCGCAGTCCATCGCGCAGCAGCTCGAGCGCCGCATCGCGTTCCGCCGCGCCATGAAGCGTGCGGTTCAGTCGGCCATGCGGCTGGGCGCCGAGGGCATCCGTATCAACTGCGCCGGCCGTCTGGGCGGCGCTGAGATCGCCCGCATGGAATGGTACCGTGAAGGTCGCGTGCCGCTGCACACGCTGCGCGCCGATGTGGACTACGGTACCGCCGAAGCGCAGACGGCCTATGGCATCTGCGGCGTCAAGGTCTGGGTGTTCAAGGGCGAGATCCTTGAGCACGATCCGATGGCTTCGGAGCGCCGCGCGACCGAAGGCGAGCATTCGCACCAGGGCGAACGCGAACGCGGCCGCCGTCGCGAAAACGCCTGA
- the rplN gene encoding 50S ribosomal protein L14, which translates to MIQMQTNLDVADNSGARRVMCIKVLGGSKRKYASVGDIIVVSIKDAIPRGRVKKGDVMKAVVVRTAKDIRRPDGSVIRFDKNAAVLVDNKKEPIGTRIFGPVPRELRAKNHMKIISLAPEVL; encoded by the coding sequence ATGATTCAGATGCAAACAAACCTCGACGTCGCGGACAATTCCGGCGCCCGTCGTGTCATGTGCATCAAGGTGCTGGGCGGTTCGAAGCGGAAGTACGCCTCGGTCGGCGACATCATCGTCGTGTCGATCAAGGACGCCATTCCGCGCGGCCGCGTGAAGAAGGGCGACGTGATGAAGGCGGTCGTGGTGCGCACGGCCAAGGACATCCGCCGCCCGGACGGCAGCGTGATCCGTTTCGACAAGAACGCAGCCGTTCTCGTCGATAACAAGAAAGAGCCGATCGGCACGCGTATCTTCGGCCCGGTTCCGCGCGAGCTTCGCGCCAAGAACCACATGAAGATCATCTCGCTCGCGCCGGAAGTGCTGTAA
- the rpsS gene encoding 30S ribosomal protein S19: MTRSVWKGPFIDGYLLKKADKVREGGRNEVIKMWTRRSTILPQFVGLTFGVYNGQKHIPVSVSEEMVGHKFGEFAPTRTYYGHGADKKAKRK; this comes from the coding sequence GTGACACGTTCAGTCTGGAAAGGCCCGTTCATCGACGGCTATCTGCTGAAGAAGGCAGACAAGGTCCGTGAAGGCGGCCGCAACGAGGTGATCAAGATGTGGACCCGCCGGTCCACCATCCTGCCGCAGTTCGTGGGGCTCACCTTCGGCGTTTACAACGGCCAGAAGCACATTCCGGTCTCCGTCTCGGAAGAGATGGTCGGCCACAAGTTCGGTGAGTTCGCTCCGACCCGCACCTATTATGGTCACGGCGCGGACAAGAAGGCGAAGAGGAAGTAA
- the rplV gene encoding 50S ribosomal protein L22, with product MGKAKAPRRLADNEARAVLRTIRISPQKLNLVAAMIRGKKVQTALNDLEFSRKRISETVKKTLESAIANAENNHDLDVDALVVAEAYVGKSIVMKRFHARGRGRASRVEKPFSHLTIVVREVEEKEEAA from the coding sequence ATGGGCAAGGCCAAAGCTCCGCGCAGGCTTGCTGACAACGAGGCGCGTGCCGTCCTGCGCACGATCCGTATCAGCCCGCAGAAGCTGAACCTGGTTGCCGCCATGATCCGCGGCAAGAAGGTGCAGACCGCGCTCAACGATCTGGAATTCTCGCGCAAGCGCATCTCCGAGACCGTCAAGAAGACTCTGGAATCGGCGATCGCCAATGCAGAGAACAATCACGATCTCGATGTCGACGCGCTGGTGGTGGCCGAGGCCTATGTCGGCAAGTCGATCGTCATGAAGCGCTTCCACGCCCGTGGCCGTGGTCGCGCCAGCCGCGTCGAGAAGCCGTTTTCGCACCTCACGATCGTCGTTCGCGAAGTCGAAGAGAAAGAGGAGGCCGCCTGA
- the rplF gene encoding 50S ribosomal protein L6, whose product MSRIGKKPVAVPAGVTAAVNGQTVTAKGPKGELKFVVNEEVLVKLEDGHIAVEPRDQSKDARSKWGMSRTQIENILTGVKDGFERKLEITGVGYRAAMQGKNLQLALGFSHDVVYQTPEGITIVTPKPTEITISGIDRQQVGQVAAEIRKYRGPEPYKGKGVRYAGEKIFRKEGKKK is encoded by the coding sequence ATGTCTCGTATTGGCAAGAAACCCGTCGCCGTCCCGGCAGGCGTCACCGCCGCGGTCAATGGTCAGACGGTGACTGCGAAGGGCCCGAAGGGCGAACTCAAGTTCGTGGTGAACGAGGAAGTCCTGGTCAAGCTGGAAGACGGCCATATCGCCGTCGAGCCTCGCGACCAGTCGAAGGATGCGCGTTCGAAGTGGGGCATGTCCCGCACCCAGATCGAGAACATCCTGACGGGCGTGAAGGACGGCTTCGAGCGCAAGCTCGAGATCACCGGCGTCGGCTATCGTGCAGCGATGCAGGGCAAGAACCTGCAGCTCGCGCTCGGCTTCAGCCACGACGTGGTCTACCAGACGCCGGAAGGCATCACGATCGTCACGCCGAAGCCGACCGAGATCACTATCTCGGGCATCGACAGGCAGCAGGTTGGCCAGGTCGCGGCCGAGATCCGCAAGTATCGCGGTCCCGAGCCCTACAAGGGCAAGGGCGTGCGCTACGCGGGCGAGAAGATCTTCCGCAAGGAAGGCAAGAAGAAGTAA
- the rpsN gene encoding 30S ribosomal protein S14 produces the protein MAKTSSVEKNNRRRKLVDQYAAKRKALKDVVMDQSKPLEERFRAQLKLSELPRNSSKTRIRNRCEVTGRPRAVYRKLKMSRVALRELGNNGLIPGLVKSSW, from the coding sequence ATGGCAAAGACCAGCTCAGTCGAGAAGAACAATCGTCGGCGCAAGCTGGTCGATCAGTACGCCGCGAAGCGCAAGGCGCTCAAGGACGTGGTGATGGACCAGTCGAAGCCGCTCGAGGAGCGTTTCCGCGCACAGCTGAAGCTCAGCGAACTGCCGCGTAACTCGTCGAAGACCCGTATCCGCAACCGCTGCGAAGTCACCGGTCGTCCGCGGGCCGTGTATCGCAAGCTGAAGATGTCGCGCGTTGCACTGCGCGAGCTCGGCAACAACGGCCTGATCCCGGGCCTGGTCAAGTCGAGCTGGTAA
- the rpmD gene encoding 50S ribosomal protein L30, translated as MAKKAAAKTVTVEQIGSPIRRPKEQRATLVGLGLNKLHRRSTLEDTPAVRGMINSVQHLVRVVDEK; from the coding sequence ATGGCCAAGAAAGCAGCAGCCAAGACGGTCACCGTCGAGCAGATCGGCAGTCCGATCCGTCGGCCGAAGGAACAGCGCGCGACGCTGGTGGGCCTCGGCCTCAACAAGTTGCATCGCCGCAGCACGCTGGAAGATACCCCGGCGGTGCGCGGCATGATCAACTCGGTGCAGCATCTCGTTCGCGTCGTCGACGAGAAGTAG
- the rpsH gene encoding 30S ribosomal protein S8 translates to MSVNDPLGDMLTRIRNAIGRKKTKVSTPASRLRARVLEVLKTEGYIRDYSQTDFENGKSEIEIELKYFDGVPVIREIARVSKPGRRVYVSVKSIPQVANGLGISILSTPKGVMADHEAREQNVGGEILCQIF, encoded by the coding sequence ATGTCAGTGAATGATCCTCTGGGCGATATGCTCACGCGCATTCGTAACGCCATCGGCCGCAAGAAGACGAAGGTGTCCACTCCGGCCTCGCGCCTGCGTGCCCGCGTTCTCGAGGTGCTGAAGACCGAAGGCTACATCCGCGATTACAGCCAGACCGATTTCGAGAACGGCAAGTCTGAGATCGAGATCGAGCTCAAGTATTTCGACGGCGTTCCGGTGATCCGCGAGATCGCCCGCGTCTCGAAGCCGGGCCGCCGCGTCTACGTGTCGGTGAAGTCGATCCCGCAGGTCGCCAACGGCCTCGGCATTTCGATTCTGTCGACGCCGAAGGGCGTGATGGCTGATCATGAAGCCCGTGAACAGAATGTCGGCGGAGAGATCCTCTGCCAGATATTCTGA
- the rplE gene encoding 50S ribosomal protein L5 has protein sequence MAKAAEYTPRLKKVYNETIRKTLQEQFKYDNEMQIPRIDKIVLNMGVGESTGDSKKPSIAAEDLALIAGQKPVITRARNSIAGFKLRENMPIGTKVTLRKERMYEFMDRLVNIALPRVRDFRGLNPKSFDGRGNYAMGIKEHIVFPEINYDKVDQIWGMDIIVCTTAKTDDEARALLKAFNFPFRQ, from the coding sequence ATGGCTAAGGCAGCTGAATACACGCCGCGGCTCAAGAAGGTCTACAACGAGACCATCCGCAAGACGCTGCAGGAGCAGTTCAAGTACGACAACGAGATGCAGATTCCGCGCATCGACAAGATCGTGCTGAACATGGGTGTCGGTGAGTCCACCGGCGATTCCAAGAAGCCCTCGATTGCGGCCGAAGACCTGGCGCTGATCGCCGGCCAGAAGCCGGTCATCACCCGTGCGCGCAATTCGATCGCCGGCTTCAAGCTTCGCGAGAACATGCCGATCGGCACGAAGGTTACGCTGCGCAAGGAGCGCATGTACGAGTTCATGGATCGCCTCGTGAACATCGCGCTGCCGCGCGTTCGCGACTTCCGTGGCTTGAACCCGAAGAGCTTTGACGGCCGTGGCAACTACGCCATGGGCATCAAGGAGCACATCGTGTTCCCGGAGATCAACTACGACAAGGTTGATCAGATCTGGGGCATGGACATCATCGTTTGTACGACTGCCAAGACGGACGACGAGGCCAGGGCGCTGCTCAAGGCCTTCAACTTCCCCTTCCGGCAGTAA
- the rpmC gene encoding 50S ribosomal protein L29, with protein sequence MKASDIRTKTPDQLNDDLGSLKKEQFNLRFQKATGQLEKTGRVKQVRRDIARIKTIAAEKAAGKKA encoded by the coding sequence ATGAAAGCTTCAGATATCAGGACCAAGACCCCGGACCAGCTCAACGACGACCTGGGGAGCCTCAAGAAGGAGCAGTTCAACCTGCGCTTCCAGAAGGCGACGGGTCAGCTCGAGAAGACAGGGCGCGTGAAGCAGGTCCGCCGGGACATCGCGCGCATCAAGACCATCGCCGCTGAAAAAGCGGCCGGCAAGAAGGCATAA
- the rplP gene encoding 50S ribosomal protein L16, translating into MLQPKRTKFRKQFKGRIHGAAKGGTNLDFGGFGLKALEPNRVTAREIEAARRAITREMKRQGRVWIRIFPDLPVTSKPTEVRMGKGKGAVDYWAARVKPGRVMFEIDGVDETTAREALRLGAAKLSVRTRFIQRIAE; encoded by the coding sequence ATGTTGCAGCCTAAGCGCACAAAGTTCCGCAAGCAGTTCAAGGGCCGCATCCACGGCGCCGCCAAGGGCGGCACCAACCTTGACTTCGGCGGCTTCGGACTGAAGGCATTGGAACCGAACCGCGTGACGGCTCGTGAGATCGAGGCGGCTCGCCGGGCGATCACCCGCGAGATGAAGCGCCAGGGTCGCGTGTGGATCCGTATTTTCCCGGATCTGCCGGTGACCTCGAAGCCCACCGAAGTCCGCATGGGCAAGGGTAAGGGCGCAGTTGATTACTGGGCGGCGCGCGTCAAGCCGGGCCGCGTGATGTTCGAGATCGACGGGGTCGACGAGACGACGGCTCGCGAGGCTCTGCGCCTCGGCGCCGCCAAGCTCTCGGTCAGGACGCGCTTCATCCAGCGCATCGCGGAATAG
- the rplX gene encoding 50S ribosomal protein L24 codes for MQKIRKGDKVVVLAGKDKGRTGEVLSVQPKDDTAIVRGVNQIRRHQKQTQSQEGGIITKEAPIHLSNLAIADPKDGKPTRVGFRVETDGKKVRVAKRSGEVING; via the coding sequence ATGCAGAAGATTCGTAAAGGCGACAAGGTCGTCGTCCTGGCCGGCAAGGACAAGGGCCGCACCGGAGAGGTGCTGTCCGTGCAGCCGAAGGACGACACCGCCATCGTGCGCGGCGTGAACCAGATCCGCCGCCATCAGAAGCAGACGCAGTCCCAGGAAGGCGGCATCATCACCAAGGAAGCGCCGATCCATCTGTCCAACCTCGCGATCGCCGACCCCAAGGACGGCAAGCCGACCCGCGTCGGGTTCCGCGTCGAGACGGACGGCAAGAAGGTGCGCGTCGCCAAGCGCTCGGGAGAAGTCATCAATGGCTAA
- the rpsQ gene encoding 30S ribosomal protein S17 produces MPKRVLQGTVVSDKNDKTVVVKVERRFTHPVMKKVVRMTKKYKAHDESNAHKVGDMVFIEESKPISKDKRWVVITEAQAQ; encoded by the coding sequence ATGCCAAAGCGCGTTTTGCAGGGCACGGTCGTCAGCGACAAGAACGACAAGACCGTGGTGGTCAAGGTGGAGCGTCGCTTCACGCACCCGGTCATGAAGAAGGTCGTCCGCATGACCAAGAAGTACAAGGCGCATGACGAGAGCAATGCGCACAAGGTCGGCGACATGGTCTTCATCGAAGAGTCGAAGCCGATTTCGAAGGATAAACGCTGGGTCGTCATTACCGAAGCCCAGGCGCAATAA
- the rplR gene encoding 50S ribosomal protein L18 — MANKQATQKRAERVRRQLKKVAGDRPRLSVHRSSKHIYAQIIDDANGHTLAAASTLEKDLKGSLKTGADSAAAAAIGKLVAERAVKAGVKVVVFDRGAYIYHGRVKALAEAAREAGLSF; from the coding sequence ATGGCCAACAAGCAAGCTACCCAGAAGCGCGCCGAGCGCGTTCGTCGCCAGTTGAAGAAGGTCGCAGGCGATCGCCCGCGTCTTTCGGTGCACCGCTCATCGAAGCACATCTACGCCCAGATCATCGACGACGCGAATGGCCACACTCTGGCTGCCGCGTCGACGCTCGAGAAGGACCTCAAGGGTTCGCTGAAGACCGGCGCCGATTCCGCGGCTGCTGCTGCCATCGGTAAGCTGGTCGCCGAGCGCGCCGTCAAGGCCGGTGTGAAGGTAGTCGTGTTCGACCGCGGCGCCTACATCTACCACGGCCGCGTCAAGGCGCTGGCTGAGGCTGCCCGCGAAGCCGGTCTGAGCTTCTAA